The Trichocoleus sp. FACHB-46 region AGTCAGCGCCGATTGTGCCTGTGGTTTCTCATGGGGCGCATGAAACGCTGATGGTTTTAGGCGACTTTTATGAACAGATGCAGCAATTTCATCAGTGGGGATTTCCTTGGCGACTGGATGGCAACACTGGGGTATTTCCTATCTACTTGGGGCTGCCTTGGGGAGTGGGAATCGGTCCGTTGCCTAACTTCCCTCTGCCAGTGCCAATTCAAACCCGTGTCTGTGCGCCAGTCGTCTTTGAGCGTTATGGACGAGTCGCTGCCTGCGATCGCGCTTATGTCGATGCCTGCTACGAACAAGTACGAGCCCACATGCAAAGCGAATTGGATGATTTAGTTGCAAAGCGCCAAGATCAGCCATGATTTAACCTGTTTTACCCCAGGGTGTAACGTAGGAAATTAGAACAACTCACTGAAAAACATCGTTGATTAGCGCTTCTCTGAATCAGAGGTCAGAAATGTCAATGTCTACTAGGAGATCAGGACTATCTCAACTATTGAGCCAGGTATTTAGCAGAAAGATCAAAAACAGGGAGATCAAAACTTCCAAAACCTTTCCTAGAAGTTTGGTGCTCCTCCCAGTGGTACTCTTTGCTTGCACTGCCCCCAGAGCTGAGCAACCTCAGCGTCCAGAGACAAGCACTGCTGTAGCGACAAAACAACCTGTTGAGTTGGTTGGGAATTCTTCAATCGCCAGTCACAAACAGAAAGCAACCTATTCTCTCGTAATTCACCGCAGCGATAAGCGCCTGGAAGTACTCAACAGTCAGGGCGATCGCCTGTACGAAGCCCCGATCGGGATTGGGCAGGGTGGCATGAAGGAGAAACAGGACATGGCTGACCTAGTAACGCCGACGGGTGAGATGACAGTAGACCTAATTCTCTACAAAAAATCTGCTTACAACCAAATCGCGAGCCAGAATGTGCAGCGTTTCGCTCAAAATCCGCAATTTCGTCCCCTGGTGATTCAACCGCAAGGTTTGGTTCAGCTATTCCAGAACATGAGTCGGCTTGACTTTGATGGCAATGGTAGCCCAGACAAAGCCTATGGCGACGGGTATATCGGACTCACCTCAGAAACCACAATTACAGGCCCTAAGATGAGCACGTTTGCTTCAACGCCGTACTGGTTTTCGATCGCGCTGCATGGAACTCCTAATCCCAAGAATATTGGCCAAGCGAATTCTGGGGGTTGCGTGCATCTGGCCCCCGATACCTTGAAACAGTTGATTGAGCAAAAATGGGTCCAGCTCGGCACCGCCGTTAAAATTGTGGATTAAGCTAGGATGCTAAATCCGCAATTGTGGGAGCAATGTAACCTACCTCCCGATATAGGCACTGCCATGTGAACACCCATAACATTGAGCTTCAGTCGTATTTCAGGTAAGGCATATGTCATCTCAATTGAGCAGTAAGCCAGAAAAACTTGAGGCCAAGCAAAGTACATTGTTTGATCGCACCTTTCGAGACAGTGAAGGCAAGATCGTGATTGCTCAGATGCCCAATCTCCCCCTCCTGGTTGGGTTGACAGCAACTGTTCTGCAATCCGTGCTTCCTAGTGGCAAAATCCAGACCGCATTCGATTTAGTCGCGTTTGGTGCTTTGTTTACTTGGGCCTGGCAGGAACTGTTTGAGGGAGTTAACTACTTTCGTCGATCGCTTGGCTTGATTGTATTGTTGAGTATGCTGATGCTGGGACTTAACCTCGGTAGAGTGTGAATCCTGCCAGGAAGCTCACGCCGTGAGAAGTCTCGTTAGGTGTTGAGTCATTTTGGCGAAAAGCTGTATATCCAGTTGGCCTCTGTTACAGCGCATCAATCCGATGCAGTGACTCCATCAACTCCTCAATCTCCTCATCACTAGAGCATTGCTGCACCTGAGATTTGAACCACTCTAACTCTTCTGGTTCTGTGCTTGGCCCTTGGTACACTAGCAGTGTGCCTGCCACTCGTGCCAAGGTGAGGGGTTCATGAGGCACATGATTCAGCAGGGCATTAGCGTCTTCATATAGCTGTTCTGCTGCCACCTCGTTCAGCGGTTTCCCCATCTGTGACGCAATTTCCTGCAAGCTTTGCTGAATCGATCGCTGAAGATCTGGGGGGAAAGAATAGTTCATGGTGTCTGGGTAAAGGATTTAAATGCTTTAGGATTCATTTTCTCTCTCGCCACCCTTCTAATCAGGCATTTCCTCAATGCTGCGTGGTTCACCCTTCGGCTGCTGATTCATCTCATGACGGTAACGACTGGAGGCTTCGTACACCTGCCTCCGGACTCGCTGGATTGAACCAAGTGGTCGATGCTCTGCAATGCAGTGCCAGGCGTTGAACGATAGCACTTCATCCACATAAACACGCCGCGCGGGGCTAAACGCCTCCTGCACTGGAATTGTGAGCTTGGCGATCGCCTGATAGGGACTTTCCTGCTCGGACCACGGAATCGAGGCATCTTCGATCGGCATCGTCTCCAAATTGGTGCAAAGCTGAGCACGCAGTTCATACTCGGCAGGTTGCTGACGGAAGAAATCGACAATCAGATCGCGCAGAACTGAAGAATCATTGGTTTCGACCGTTTTGCCCACGAGTGGCTGAAGACTATCTGAGATGGGAACAGCGCTAATTTTGGCAATATAGTCTCCATAACGCAAGGCAGCAGTCGTATAGTAGGTCTCTCCCAGAATGTGGGTTTCTGGCACCGTGATCCCCAACGCAGTCGGGTAGAGGTCTATTCCTACCTTTTTGGTGACGGCATTCACAGTGCGTAGGGCAGTGGTCAGAAGTTGTTGCGCCTCCTCAGGGGCACGGACCACAACCTTTTCTTGAAGTAATTGCTCATTGAGGTAGCGAGCGACATTTCCCGATGGAAAAACCGGGCGGTTGATCATCAAAAAATCTTGGGTCAGTGCGTCTGGTTCAGAGCTAAATAGCTTAGAACCTTCTACGCCGATGACCTTAATGGCCATCCCCCGAAACGCAGACATGCCATCGGGCATGATGTCACCGGGAGAGGTTGAGAAGCGAATCATTACAGGATAGGTTCGCGGTTCACGGAACAAGCCCTGCGCTAGCGGTGTAGGCAGGTTGTCATATATCGTCAGTTCCCCTTTGAGCCCACCGTGTCCTTTGGCATGGGCACCGCGCATGGCATGGCGATGTTTGTCAAACACCCTTTGCCCCATGCGGCCAACCGAGTCTAAGGTTTCGTGAATGAGCTTGTCTTCGTCGGGTTGTTTGACTTCTACATCGTCCGAGTAGCGAACGTATTGTTCTCTGGGGCTGGGCATTAAGGTTCCTGGTCAGGTTGAGGGGATTATTCTAGACAGTCGTAGTTTAACAATCTGAAATGGAGTCTGCCTTCAAACAGATTGAATCAAGTAGCTTGAATCAAGCTAGAAATTACTTCAATCAATTTTTTGGGTTCGATTGGTTTGGAGACATGCTGTTGAAACCCAGCTTGTAGTGCTTGTTGCTGGTTGAAGTCTCCAGCGTAAGCAGTCAGGGCGATCGCTGCAACTTGCCCACCTTGCTCTGGCGACAACGCTCTTACCTGTTGCATCAGCATGTAGCCATTCATATCTGGCATCCCGATGTCACTCAGCAGCACATTTGGCCTAGAGTGGATGAGCATGGTCAAGGCTTCAGCAGCAGTCGTTGCGATCAGCACAGTGGCTCCAGCTTCCTTCAACACAAAGGCCACGAATTCTCGTGAATCCGGTTCATCATCCACCACTAAAACCTGAACCCCATGCAAATCGTAGTCAGATTCTGGCGATTGACGGCTCTGAGTAGCGATCGCCTGTGTGGGCATCAGTGGAAGTCTGACGGTAAAGGTAGCACCCATGCCAACCCCTGGGCTTTCAACTCCGACCGTGCCTCCGTGTAGTTCGACCAAGTGCCGCACGATCGCTAACCCTAATCCCAGCCCGCCAAACTTTCGTGTTGTAGTGGCATCAGCTTGCCGAAAGCTGTCAAACACATAGGGCAGGAAGTCAGGGACAATTCCCTGTCCAGTATCACCGACTGTAATGTAAGCGTATGAGTCTAAGCGCTCTAGCCGAATCCTGACTTGCCCTCCGTTTGGCGTGAACTTTACCGCATTGGAGAGCAGATTCCAAACCACTTGCTGCAACCGAGTAGAATCTCCAGAAACCAATCCCACATCTGGGTCAAGGTTGCTCTCAATTTGGATTGACTTCGCTTCTGCCGCTAGCCGTACCGTTTCCATCGCCGCTCGAATGATGAAGATCAGATTAATCGCGCTAACTTCAAGGTTGAGCTTGCCTTGGAGAATCCGGGAAACATCGAGCAAATCTTCAATCAATTCCGATTGCAGTTGGGCATTGCGTTCGATGGTCTTCAACGCCTGTTGGGTTCTGGCTGCGTCTAGCTTGCCGTTCTGCAAGAGCCTTGACCAACCCAAAATTGGGTTAAGGGGCGATCGCAATTCATGGGAGAGTACTGCCAAAAACTCATCTTTGAGCCGATTCGCGCGATCGGCTTCGACTCGGGCAGCTTGCTCACGGGTCAGGAGGTGTTCGCGTTCTGCCTCAATATGTTTTTGCTCAGTGATATTGAGTACAGTGCCAATAAAGCGTTGTGGCTGGTCGGCAGCATCAAAGTAAACTTGTCCTTTTGCCGTAATCCACCGTTCAACCCCATCTTGAATCCCGATCGTGCGATATTCTACGCTATACTTGCCGCCCCTGGCTGGGTTCAAAACTTGTTGCACTACTTTTTCTAATCGTTCGCGATCATCAGGGTGTAGACCTGCAAAAAAGCTCTCAATGCTGCTCTCCGCTTCTGGGGGTAAGCCAAACATGGCTTTGCAACCTTCATCCCAAATCAGTTGATTAGTGATCAAATCCCAGTCCCAGGTCCCTAACTGAGCAGATTCGATCGCCATGCGGAAGCGGTTTTCACTGTCGCGTAAGGCTGCTTCGGTGCGGGCCCGATCGACTGCTGCCCAAGTCCGCTCGGCGACTTCTTCTACTAAAGCCACTTCGTCTGGTGTCCAGTCTCGCGGTCCAGCCATGTGGACTGCTAATACCGCTACAAATTCGTCACCCTTGACCAGCGGTATGCCGATGTAGGCTCCAATCTGGATCGCAGCGTAGGCTGACCGTTGGGCTGGGGATAGGTTGGGATCGGTTGCCACATTGGGCATGTACACCGTACGACCCGCACGGAACGCCGCAAGCAGCTTGGGTCCAAATGAATCAATGGGATAGCCGCCAGCGATCGCGTCGGCACCGTTGACGTAGTCACGCTCAACCACGTAATCAGCACCGCAAACCTCGAAGTAGGCCACGCGGTTCGCACCGAGATATTCACCCAGCACTCGGCTAGCTGTAGCCTGAATCTCCACTGGGTCAGCAAGTGGGCGTAGGGTATCGGTCAGAGCAACCCGGAAGGCATCAAACTCGGCAGCACGCCGTGAAACTTCTTCTGCTCGTTTGCGTTCACTAATGTCATTGAACAGAACTGCCACTTTGCGCTCGTGCGGCTCACCGACCCGGAAGGCGTAAATATCAAAAAAACGTCCTAGCGCCTCAGCAGAGTTCTCAAAGCGTATCGCTACACCTGTTAGCGCAATTTTGCCGTAAACCTCCAACCAGTATGCGTCATGCTCTGGGACTAATTCGCGCATTGTTTTGCCAATCGCATCCACCAGTCCCGTGTGTTTCTCAAACAGCGGGTTAGCTTCCAGGAAGCGGTAATCGTCTGCTTTTCCGATTTCATCAAACAAAACTTCGATCAAGCAAAAGCCTTCGTCGATCGACTCAAACAGCGATCGATACTTTGCTTCCGATTCGCGCAAGGCTTTTTCTGCTTGCTGGCGTTCGTCTTCAGCGCGCACGCGATCGCTAATGTCTCGCGAGATGCACAACAGCCTTTCAACTTGCCCATTTGCTCCCCGAATAGGGCTAATCTTGTTATCCCACCACTTAGGTTCGCCGCTCAGTGTTGGACGAAATCCTTGAAAAGTGCAAACTTTACCCGCTCTAGCCTTCACGATCGCCTGGATTGCCACAGCCTGAGTCGATCCTTGCCAGAACTCAGTCCAGGATGTATTCAGAAACGGCGTAATGTCCTGGATGCTAAGCAGCGCTTGCCCTCGCGGACTCATGAACAGAATTCGCCCCTCTAAATCCAATACCTTGATGCAGTCATCGCTACTTTCAAGAATCTGCTGATCAAAATCCTGACTTTGGCCTCGTGCCATTGTTGGCTCTACCTGTTCAGCTTCAGCGCTGCCCTGAGCGGTGTTTTGAGTGATGTTTTGAGATAAATACTTGTCAGAAGCGACAGAGCGACGAAGGCTATCAGTCATACAGTCTCCATCCTTACTCTGAAAAGTATTTGGCGAGCAAATCTTTGCCAGTTTCACCCATCTGATGCAGCAATTGTTCAATCTGCTTCAACGCGATGGGTAAGGGCTTGGTTCGCCCATTTTCCCAGCGATTGACGCTCTGAAATGAAACTCCTAGCTTCGCGGCAAACTTGACTTGGGAGAGTGCTAGCCGTTGTCGCGTTTCTCGCACGAGATCCGCTAGCTCCGATGCGGCGATCGCAGGCATAAGGCACAAACCATAAAACAGCATTCACTAGCTATACCACGTGGTATAAAAAGCTTTCTCCCTCAGAAGACACAGGAAAGACGTTGCTATCTCGTCTAAGGAACACTCGTTACAGGAATAAAGTCGAGATCGATCTTATTTTTGTAACTGTTGGCATTACTGCTTGCCGAGGAATTCCACAGTAATGAAGTAAAGGATGCCGAGGCTCTTTGGTAGAGAGCGAAGCAATTTGGGTTTACTGTTAATCAGAATTATGCGTCTGCCCCATCTGGTGTTAACAGAACTGGCATGTTCTAAGCCTCTGGAGCTTTTTTAGAGCCACCTATTTTGGTAAGCGTTGGAGATCCCACTGATGTCTGCGACCTGGACCGCTGAGCAAATCTTGGCACTAGCCCCCGATGCAAGTTCTGCTAAGAACGGCAAAGGCTTAGCGAGCATTCGCAAATGGGTTGTGTTGGGCCAAGTAGAGCTAGCAGTTTGGGGAGAATGTCAAGGCAGTGGCAAAAACCCCTATCGAACGCAGATTGACTTGAGCGAACCCGCGTTTCAGTGCAGTTGCCCCAGCCGTAAGTTTCCTTGTAAACATGGCTTAGGGCTGTTTCTGGTCTGGGCCGAGCAATCCACTGCCTTTAGTGTTGGCACGCCGCCGTCCTGGGTTGAAGAGTGGCTGAGTTCTCGCCAACAGCGTCAAGAAAAGCGCACGCAAAAACAAAAACAAGAGCAATCCAAACCGATTGATGCGGCTGCTCAGGCAAAGCGGGCTAGCGCTCGCGCGGCTAAGGTCACGGCTGGTATTCAAGATTTGCAACTATGGCTTCATGACCTAACTCGTCATGGGTTAGCGACGGTGCAACAAAATTCTTATCAGTTTTGGGACATGCCCGCAGCTCGGCTGGTAGATGCCCAAGCACCCGGATTGGCTCGACAACTGCGAGAAATGGCAAGCATTCCGTCTTCGGGGTCAGGGTGGGCAGAACGATTGCTGAGCCGTCTAGGAAAACTTCACCTGCTGCTAGAAGGGTTCCAGCGCTTGGAGTCGCTACCCGCTGAAACTCAGGCCGACATCCGGAGTTTAATTGGTTGGACCCAAACTCAAGACGAGTTATTGACAGAGGCGATCGCGACAGAGCTACCCAATGAACTTCAAAACGCAGGGCGTGATGGTTCAAAAGAGATACTGCGTGACCATTGGTTAGTCCTAGGACAACATCACACCGAAGAAGACCGTCTGCGAATTCGGCGGAGTTGGCTTTGGGGTCAAGAGAGCCAACGCAGCGCCCTATTGCTCGATTTTGCTCACGGCAAGCAGCCGATGGATGCCAGCTTGATTGCAGGCACAGTTTTGGATGCAGAATTGGTGTTTTATCCTAGCGCTTACCCGCTCCGAGCCTTGCTGAAAACTCGCCACCACGCTCCAACTCCAATGCAGGAGATGCCAGGTTATCCAACCATTGCGATCGCCTTGCAAGCTTATGCTCAGGCAATGAGCTGCAATCCCTGGCTAGAGAGGTTTCCAGTTGCGCTCCAAGCGGTAACTCCAGTCTGTGAAGGCAATCATTGGTTTGTGCAGGACTCGGAGGGACGGTTCCTCAAGCTTAGCGATCGCTTTTCTGGAAGCTGGCAATTGCTGGCCCTGAGTGGAGGGCATCCGGTAGCGCTGTTTGCCGAATGGGAAGGAGAGACGCTACTGCCGCTCAGCGTTTGGACAGAAAACAAATTCTATGTTTTGAAGGGTGATGCTCTATGACTTCGCCCTGGGAAACTCTTGTGACAGCGGCGCTTTTGGGCACAGAGCGCCAAGCGTTTACTCCGCCTGCTGAGACTGGCTTGCTGGGTGAATTGCTCTCGCGTTTAGATGCTGCCAACCCGGAAGCAGCTTTACTGGGAGCGGCGGCAGCTGTCTCTTTGCATCAACAGGTGGGGCAATTGCCCGCGATCGCTCGTAAGCCTTTACCCACGGCTTGCGACTTAGACGATCTACCCCGGTGTAGTCCTCAAGCGGGTCATCACCTGAGCCTGATGCTAAGCGGAGAGTACGCCAAAGTGTTACCAGAATGGTTAGCGGCAGTAGCGGCGGCAGGGCAGCGAGTACCAGAATTTAATTTGCCTGCTTTGCTGGATTTGGGCCAGCGCAAAACCGATTTACAAGCCGCAATTGCGCCTGTGTTAGGTAAGCGAGGTCAATGGTTAGCAGCCCAAAACCCGGATTGGAATTTTGTTACGGCGACTGAGGAGGATACAAGTTGGGAGACGGGCAACCGTGCCGCTCGAAAAGCTTTGCTGAATCGCTGGCGATCGCAAGAGCCAGAACGCGCCCGCCATGCCCTGGCAGCTACCTGGAAACAAGAAACTGCCGCCGAAAAAACAGCTTTTCTGGAAACTTTTTCAACCCAGTTGAGCTTGGCAGATGAACCTTTTCTAGAATCGGCGTTGAGCGATCGCAGCAAGGATGTGCGCCGGGTTGCCGCTGATTTGTTGTCGAGACTACCCGACTCCCGCCTCTGCCAACGAATGACAGAACGAGTCCACCGCTACATCAAGTTTGGCCCGAACCAAACCCTAGAAGTCACCCTGCCTGAAGCGCTTGATCCTGACCTGCTTCAAGATGGGATTGAGCCAAAAGTACCCTATAACTACTCGATGGGCGAAAAAGCTTGGTGGCTGTTGCAGATTGTAGCGGCCACTCCCTTAAGCGTTTGGACTTCAACCCAATGCACTCTAGAAGCGTTGGTGCAAGCTGCCGTGCAGAGTGAATGGACTCCAGTATTTTGGCAAGGCTGGAAGCAAGCGACTATTCGCCAGCGATCGCCAGCCTGGGTGCCTGCTCTGCTGGAGTTTCATCTGGCAACAACCCAAGATGTGACCTATCTCCAGGACGAAGACTTACAACAACTTATGGCGCTTTTACCTGAAGCTGAGCAAGAAGCATTGGCGCTCAATCACTTGCAGCTCAAAGGGATAGAAAATTCAGCCGCATTGCGAATGCTATATCAGGTGCGTTCAGCCTGGAGTATCCAACTAGGCCGAGCGGTGCTGGACGCGCTCTATCAATACATCACTGTCTTGGAAGCACACCCCTTATGGCACCTGCTAGAGGCTTTGAAAGAATTTGCCCTCTGGATACCTCCCTCTTTATTAACCGAAGCCATCCCCTTAGCCGCAGCCATTGAGAACCGTAGCAACTGGGCTGCCAGCACTGATCAGGGTTGTTGGTCTAGAGAAATTGAGAAATTCTTAGCGCTGCTTCAGTTCCGGCAAGATATGTTACAGGCCCTTACCCAGCAATCAAAGTGAAACCATGACAGACAGCAAGCAAACTACCAAAACCCGCACCTCGAAAAAAGCCGCAACGGTCGAAGCTAGTCCCGCGATCGCTTCAACCCAGACCACCTTATTGCGAGAGCACGCCGAGCATCAGTTCGCCCATGAACTCGATGAACTCGCCAAACAAGATACGCGCCAGCGTCCCCCCAACTGGAAGCTCTCTCCCTGGGCCGTTTCAACCTATCTACTAGGAGGTATCCTCGACAACGGGTTTGAGGTGTCTCCCAAGTACATTGGTAATCGTCGTGTGATTGAAATTGCGGTGGCAACCTTGACCACCGATCGCGCTCTGCTCCTTTATGGGGTTCCAGGAACGGCAAAATCCTGGGTTTCCGAGCATCTATCTGCCGCGATCGCAGGTGACTCAACGCTACTCATTCAAGGTACAGCGGGAACCAGTGAAGAAGCGATTCGCTACGGCTGGAACTATGCGCGGCTGTTAGCAGAAGGCCCATCCATGCAGGCCTTGGTTCCTAGCCCCATGATGCGCGCGATGGAGATAGGGCAGATTGCCAGAGTTGAGGAACTAACCCGGATTCCCTCAGATGTGCAAGATACACTGATTACGATTCTCTCGGAAAAGACGCTACCCATCCCAGAACTGAATACCGAAGCGCAGGCAACCAAGGGATTTAACGTAATTGCCACAGCTAACAATCGCGATCGCGGTGTGAATGAACTCTCTAGTGCTTTGAAGCGTCGCTTTAACACCGTGATTCTGCCCGTTCCCGATAGCGCTGAGGACGAGGTGAATATTGTGCAGCGTCGGGTGACTAGCTTAGGCCGCGCCTTGGAGTTACCCGCTGAACCACCCGCCCTCGAGGAAATCCGCCGAGTCGTCACCATCTTTCGAGAGTTACGCAATGGTGTGACTAGCGATGGCAAGACCAAACTGAAATCTCCTACAGGCACCCTGAGTACGGCGGAAGCCATCTCCGTTGTCAGCAGCGGCATGGCGTTGTCCGCCCATTTTGGAGACGGCAGCTTAAACGCTAGCGATCTGATGGCAGGTCTGGTTGGAGCTGTGATTAAAGACCCAGTGCAGGATCAGGTTGTCTGGAAGGAATATCTGGAGACAGTGGTGAAAGAAAGAGAGGGGTGGAAAGATCTCTACCGCGCCAGCCGAGAGGTGATGTAACGCGATCGCTGCTTGAGATCTCCAGAAAAACTGACCCCCTTGAGTTATGTCACCAAGTTCTAATGTTCATATTTTCGGCATTCGGCATCATGGCCCCGGTTCTGCCCGAAGTTTGTTGCAAGCGCTGCACACCCTACAACCGGATGTGATTTTGGTCGAGGGACCTCCTGATGCGGATGATGTTTTGCCGCTGTTGGCCCAGGCAGACATGAAGCCTCCGGTTGCCCTGCTAATCTATGCCCCAGATCAACCACAGCAGGCGGTTTATTACCCGTTTGCTGTTTTTTCTCCAGAATGGCAAGCCCTGCACTATGGCCTGAAACACCAGATTCCTGTCCGGTTCATGGACTTACCGCAAATGCATCAGCTAGGGGTAAGCCCGCTTGAAGAACCCGTCAGGGAACCAGGAAACAGTGACGAAAAAGAGAACATTGCCACCACCGAACCAGAGGAGCTAACCCCCGACCCAGCGATAGATCTGCAACCTGAAGGCGATCGCCCTTTTTCTCCTACAGACCCCAGTCAGGCTGTGATCTCGGATCCTCTTACCTGGTTAGCCCAAGCTGCGGGCTATAGCGATGGTGAGCGCTGGTGGGAGCACATGGTAGAACACCGTCAAAACAGCACCGATTTGTTCGCAGCCATTCTGGAGGTGATGACAGTTCTCCGTGCCGAAGTCGAGGCTGACCCAGCTTACAGTTCTAGCCTCGCTCAACGCCATCCGCTCCAGGTTGAGCGAGAAGCTAAGCGAGAAGCTTACATGCGCCAAACCATCCGGGCCGCGCAGAAGGAAGGCAAAGAGCGGATTGCTATAGTTTGTGGGGCTTGGCACGCTCCAGCCTTAGCCGAGTTGTCAAACGCAAAAGCGGATACTGCAACCCTTAAAGGACTACTCAAAACCAAAGTTCAAACCACCTGGGTTCCCTGGACTTATGGGCGACTAGCGATGAGCAGCGGTTATGGCGCAGGCATTGAATCCCCCGGTTGGTACCATCACCTTTGGCAAGCAGGTATCTCCGACAAGCCAAGCTCTGCTTCCGCCTCTCAAATCACCATCAGTTGGATGACCTGCGTCGCTCGTCTGTTGCGGCAACAAGATCTCGATGCCTCCTCTGCCAGTGTAATTGAGGCAGTACGCTTAGCCGAAGCGTTAGCAGCTTTACGCGATCGCGCTCTACCTAGCCTCATGGAACTAAATGAAGCCACGCAAACCGTACTTTGCTTTGGGGATGCGCTGCCAATGAAGCTAATCCACGAAAAGCTGATCGTTGGCGAACGCTTGGGGGAGGTGCCCGACGAAACGCCAATGGTGCCTTTGCAGCAAGACTTGTTACGACAACAGAAGCGCTTGCGGTTGAAAGTTGATGCCACCGAGCAAACGCTAGATTTAGATTTGCGAAAACCCACCGATCTAGAGCGATCGCATCTCCTGCATCGGCTCAGTTTGTTCGGCATCGGTTGGGGTAAACCTCAGAGGAATGCAGGGGGCAAAGGCACCTTCCACGAGTTATGGCGCTTGCGGTGGCAACCAGAGTTTGTGATCGCTTTAATTGAGGTGGGGATTTGGGGCAACACGATTGAAGCAGCCGCGATCGCCTTTGTCTGTGATGCTGCGAATCGGGCCGCTGACTTGCCCGCTTTAACCCGACTGATTGACCAAACTCTATTAGCGAACCTGCCAGAGGCGATTCACCACTTAATGGTACGGCTGCAAGCTGAAGCCGCGATCGCCAGTGATGTCGCTCATCTCATGGCTGCCCTTCCTCCCCTAGCCAATGTGCTGCGCTATGGCAACGTTCGTCAAATTGACACAGGCATTGTTGGCCCAGTAGTGGATGGCCTGATCACGCGCGTTTGTATTGGTTTACCCGTGGCTTGTGCCTCGCTCAATGATGAAGCGGCTGCGACTTTGTACAACTTGCTCCTAGAGATGCATCGAGTCGTGACCCTATTGCAAAAGCCAGAACATCTCGCGGACTGGCAAGCAGTCTTAACTCAACTAGCCGATCAGCGAGGCTTACATGGTTTGTTAGCGGGACGTTGCTGTCGCTTGCTCTTAGAGTCTGGGGCTTTCAGTGCCGAGGAAACTGCTCAGCGTCTTGGTCTTGCCCTTTCCAGCACCAATGAACCTGCCCAATCTGCGGCCTGGGTAGAAGGGTTATTGCAAGGCAGCGGTTTGCTGTTACTTCATAACCCAACCTCGTGGCAGGTTTTAGATGAGTGGATTAGCACGCTATCGACCGAGCATTTCACAACGGTTTTGCCATTGCTCCGTCGTACCTTTTCGACCTTTTCAGCTCCAGAGCGGCGGCAAATGGGCGAGCAAGTGCGGCAAGGCAGAAGTGGTAGCTCAGCCAACCTTACTACATCAACTTCAAGTGAAAGCTTCGATCTCGATCGCGCCGATCAGATTTTGGCGATCGTGGCTCAACTGCTGGGAATTGAACTAGCCCTGCATCATCCCATTAATTCTGTCACCGCCGTCAAGGACACCCATTAGCTATGACTCAACCGTTTGACGAACGTCTCCGCCGATGGCGTTTAATTTTGGGTGGCGGATCAGCAGATGGGATTTGTACAGGTGGGGATACAGATGGGCTTGATCTGACCCTGAGTGCCGCCGACCAAGCGATGGATGATGCCTTGAGTGCTTTGTATGACAGCGATCGCCAGGGTAGCTTGGGCAGTTCTTCGCCCAAGGTCGCCCGCTGGTTGGGAGACATTCGCAGCTATTTCCCCTCATCCG contains the following coding sequences:
- a CDS encoding DUF5682 family protein gives rise to the protein MSPSSNVHIFGIRHHGPGSARSLLQALHTLQPDVILVEGPPDADDVLPLLAQADMKPPVALLIYAPDQPQQAVYYPFAVFSPEWQALHYGLKHQIPVRFMDLPQMHQLGVSPLEEPVREPGNSDEKENIATTEPEELTPDPAIDLQPEGDRPFSPTDPSQAVISDPLTWLAQAAGYSDGERWWEHMVEHRQNSTDLFAAILEVMTVLRAEVEADPAYSSSLAQRHPLQVEREAKREAYMRQTIRAAQKEGKERIAIVCGAWHAPALAELSNAKADTATLKGLLKTKVQTTWVPWTYGRLAMSSGYGAGIESPGWYHHLWQAGISDKPSSASASQITISWMTCVARLLRQQDLDASSASVIEAVRLAEALAALRDRALPSLMELNEATQTVLCFGDALPMKLIHEKLIVGERLGEVPDETPMVPLQQDLLRQQKRLRLKVDATEQTLDLDLRKPTDLERSHLLHRLSLFGIGWGKPQRNAGGKGTFHELWRLRWQPEFVIALIEVGIWGNTIEAAAIAFVCDAANRAADLPALTRLIDQTLLANLPEAIHHLMVRLQAEAAIASDVAHLMAALPPLANVLRYGNVRQIDTGIVGPVVDGLITRVCIGLPVACASLNDEAAATLYNLLLEMHRVVTLLQKPEHLADWQAVLTQLADQRGLHGLLAGRCCRLLLESGAFSAEETAQRLGLALSSTNEPAQSAAWVEGLLQGSGLLLLHNPTSWQVLDEWISTLSTEHFTTVLPLLRRTFSTFSAPERRQMGEQVRQGRSGSSANLTTSTSSESFDLDRADQILAIVAQLLGIELALHHPINSVTAVKDTH
- a CDS encoding AAA family ATPase, translating into MTDSKQTTKTRTSKKAATVEASPAIASTQTTLLREHAEHQFAHELDELAKQDTRQRPPNWKLSPWAVSTYLLGGILDNGFEVSPKYIGNRRVIEIAVATLTTDRALLLYGVPGTAKSWVSEHLSAAIAGDSTLLIQGTAGTSEEAIRYGWNYARLLAEGPSMQALVPSPMMRAMEIGQIARVEELTRIPSDVQDTLITILSEKTLPIPELNTEAQATKGFNVIATANNRDRGVNELSSALKRRFNTVILPVPDSAEDEVNIVQRRVTSLGRALELPAEPPALEEIRRVVTIFRELRNGVTSDGKTKLKSPTGTLSTAEAISVVSSGMALSAHFGDGSLNASDLMAGLVGAVIKDPVQDQVVWKEYLETVVKEREGWKDLYRASREVM
- a CDS encoding DUF5691 domain-containing protein, whose protein sequence is MTSPWETLVTAALLGTERQAFTPPAETGLLGELLSRLDAANPEAALLGAAAAVSLHQQVGQLPAIARKPLPTACDLDDLPRCSPQAGHHLSLMLSGEYAKVLPEWLAAVAAAGQRVPEFNLPALLDLGQRKTDLQAAIAPVLGKRGQWLAAQNPDWNFVTATEEDTSWETGNRAARKALLNRWRSQEPERARHALAATWKQETAAEKTAFLETFSTQLSLADEPFLESALSDRSKDVRRVAADLLSRLPDSRLCQRMTERVHRYIKFGPNQTLEVTLPEALDPDLLQDGIEPKVPYNYSMGEKAWWLLQIVAATPLSVWTSTQCTLEALVQAAVQSEWTPVFWQGWKQATIRQRSPAWVPALLEFHLATTQDVTYLQDEDLQQLMALLPEAEQEALALNHLQLKGIENSAALRMLYQVRSAWSIQLGRAVLDALYQYITVLEAHPLWHLLEALKEFALWIPPSLLTEAIPLAAAIENRSNWAASTDQGCWSREIEKFLALLQFRQDMLQALTQQSK